The genomic stretch CAAAGTGCTTTGCAAGCCGGGCAAGTTTACGGAAGAAGAATTTGCTGAAATGAAAACTCACGCTGAAAAGGGGGCTATCATTATCAAGAACTTGCTTTCGAATTTCCAGAGTGAGCTCTTTGTGGAAATTGCAAAGAACATGGCGGGCGGTCATCATGAACGTTGGGATGGCAGTGGATACCCGTATGGTTTGAAGGGCGAAAGCATTCCGCTCGAAGCCCGTGTGATGGCTATTGCGGATGTGTACGATGCCTTGGTGAGTAAGAGATGCTATAAGGATGCGTTTTCTTTTGAAGAGGCTTATAACATTATCGATAGCTCTATGGGCAAGCATTTTGATCCGAGCCTCAAGAAGTATTTTGACATGAGCCGCGAAGAGCTGGAAGCCTACTACAAGAAGGAATGTGAAGCCGAAAGGACTGAAGGGGCTTAGTGTTTAGAACTTAGAACTTTTTTTCTCACTAAAAGAAAAAACTAAGTTCTAAGAGCGGAGCGGGCTAAGTTCTACCAACTAACTTCTGACAACTGCGGCAAAGCCGTTCTAGTTACTCAATAAACATGTTTGTGCGTGGGAAACTCAATGTTTTGACGTAAAAGTTTCTACATTTTAGGCATGCTAGATTTTACTACACTTCCGTATGTTGATGACCGCTTTAAAGCGGTACGCAGGGAAACTGTTCAAGTCCGCGTAGGCGAGGCTGTGATAGGGGGCAACGCCCCCATTTTAGTTCAATCCATGACGACCACGAAGCCGAAGGACGTGGAAAAAACGGTGGCTGAAACTTTGGCGCTTGCTAAAGTGGGTTGCGGCTTGGTTCGCATTACGGCGCCTACGTTTGCCGATGCTCAGGGACTCGAAGAAGTCATGAAGCGCGTGCGTGCCGCCGGTTGTACGGTTCCTGTTTCTGCCGATATTCACTTCCAGCCGAAGGCCGCTTTCGAAGCGCTCAAGTGGGTGGAAAAGGTTCGCATCAACCCGGGGAACTTTGTAGATACGGGTATTTTGACGCTCGAAAATCAGACGGATAAGATGTTTGACGAAGGCAAGGAAAAGGTTGCCGAAGCCTTCACTCCGTTTGTGCAAGAAGCAAAGCGTTTGGGTCGTGCTATCCGCATTGGCGTGAACCACGGTTCCTTGAGCGCCCGTATGATTTATCGTTATGGCGACACCGTGGAAGGCATGGTGGAAAGCGCCATTGAATATTTGGCTGTTTGCGAAGCCGAACATTTTGACCAAGTTGTTTTGAGCCTCAAGTCGAGCAATCCGCGTGTGGCAATTGCCGCTTATCGCATGCTCGCAGCCCGCTTGAAGCAGGAACACTTTAAGCCGTATCCGTTCCATGTGGGCGTGACGGAAGCAGGTGCTGGCGCGGACGGACGTTTGAAGTCTGCGGCGGGCATTGGTGCGCTTTTGCTCGATGGCCTTGCCGATACGATTCGCGTGTCGCTCACTGAAGATCCGGTGGCGGAAGTCCCGGTGGCGCAGGAACTCATCAAGGCTTGCGAACTCAAGGCGGATGCGCCGAAGTTTGCGGTGCCGGTTCTGGAAAAGGACCCGTACCATTACGAACGTCGTGAAACGGTTCCGGTCACGCTTGCTGGCGTAAAGATCGGCGGTTCTGAACCGGTGCGCGTCGGCATGAAGGCCGATGCGGTGAGCCTCACGGGCGAACGCCGCAATGCAGAATTTGCTTTGGCTGGGCTTGATGCTAAGCCGGTTGTAGAATTTAAGGATGCGATGGATATCGCTGGCTTTGCCGCAAATCCGAACGCCGTTCCTGAAGGTTCGCTCTTCTGCTACACAGGCCCTGAAATGGTGATGGGCGTGCGCGCTCTTGCTTCGGCTTTGTACGCTGCAAACCGCAAGGACCCGATTCTCCTTTATGCAAAGATTGCAGATAACGAAGCTGACATGTTGCGTGTGTCTGCCGATATCGGAAGCCTCGTAACGGATGGCCTTGGCGATGCCGTTGTAATCGACGGTTACAAGAGCCCGAAGGATTCCGTGATTCTCGCATTCGATATTTTGCAAGCCGCTTATTGCCGCCGCAGCAAGACAAACTTTATCAGCTGCCCGAGCTGCGGCCGTACGCTTTACGACATCCAGCAGGTGATGGG from Fibrobacter succinogenes encodes the following:
- the ispG gene encoding (E)-4-hydroxy-3-methylbut-2-enyl-diphosphate synthase, producing MLDFTTLPYVDDRFKAVRRETVQVRVGEAVIGGNAPILVQSMTTTKPKDVEKTVAETLALAKVGCGLVRITAPTFADAQGLEEVMKRVRAAGCTVPVSADIHFQPKAAFEALKWVEKVRINPGNFVDTGILTLENQTDKMFDEGKEKVAEAFTPFVQEAKRLGRAIRIGVNHGSLSARMIYRYGDTVEGMVESAIEYLAVCEAEHFDQVVLSLKSSNPRVAIAAYRMLAARLKQEHFKPYPFHVGVTEAGAGADGRLKSAAGIGALLLDGLADTIRVSLTEDPVAEVPVAQELIKACELKADAPKFAVPVLEKDPYHYERRETVPVTLAGVKIGGSEPVRVGMKADAVSLTGERRNAEFALAGLDAKPVVEFKDAMDIAGFAANPNAVPEGSLFCYTGPEMVMGVRALASALYAANRKDPILLYAKIADNEADMLRVSADIGSLVTDGLGDAVVIDGYKSPKDSVILAFDILQAAYCRRSKTNFISCPSCGRTLYDIQQVMGKIKARFGHLSDISIGIMGCIVNGPGEMADADFGYVGGGPGRITLFEGKTAVKKNIPEEDAIEELVNLIKERGRWVEP